Part of the Diabrotica virgifera virgifera chromosome 6, PGI_DIABVI_V3a genome, CTTTTGGAGATTCATCTTAAAATGTATTGCTTTTAACATCAAACACTGCTTCTATCGATCTAATCCTGCAATTTATGTTCCCTATATAGTTATGTTAAGCAAAACATTAGAATGTTTCGGTGATTTTTGTTCTTTGTCTGTACCAAATCCTGTCCGATTACTAACTTTCCACAAAACgccatattttttttgtaaaccatAGAAATCATGCTCTAGTTCTTTTGAGAAGCGTTTCCAATGCCCAATGCTCGTGTTTTATTTCTTATTCTCTTAAAAATTCAAATCACTTAATTGTAATCTCATTTTTTAACGTTTTGATATTAATTTATAGGGAGCAAAAATTACACTAGCCTCACACTTTGACTATGAATACGTCCTGGGCCACAAGATAGCGTTTTTGTGTGTAGCCAGAGGAAATCCACGACCACACATCACTTGGTATAAAGACGGCAGCGAGATCTTTACTCACCAATATTTACATGTAAGTTCACCTATTccttatacaaaaaaatgttttattggcGTTTACATTTACATATCGCCGGTCCTGaacaagaatgacgtaactgcaaattttgtcaattcctgtttattgcgtaattaacttctaaaatactttgtacagatgatacaaaagcgacagaactgtaactatgttgctgacgcaactgtaaatagggttgaaaatggggggactaaattaagataatgaaattcggacaaatagggatgaaaataaaagccatcgctgtaagaataaacggcatattaaatatttaaaaataattttttgtacagaaaaattttaagatcaagaatgacgcagctgtagatagggttgaaaatggggggattaaatgaagataatgaaattcgaaccaatagggatgaaactaaaagccatcataTTGTAAGAGTAAatgccataccgatgctccggacggttactttttatttaatcactattttatttaatcactattttaaatatttaaaaattttagatgaagaatgacgcaactgtaaaagggttgaaaatggggggatttaattaagataatgaaattcgaaccaatagggataaaaataaaagccaacATTGTACTGGacgattactcctcatttaattcttattttaaatatttaaaaatcatttttttgctCTCCTGTTCTTTTGCTCCAGTTCCGACAAATCTGATGTAActttaatcttcttctttttttaggAAGTTGGATAtttcatcatcactatctttgcTCTACCTATCaatgctctgaagagttctattgaacTGCATTTTAATCAGCCCCTTAAGTTTTTTAACCATTAAACTCTTCTTCTTTCTATAACCCTTCATACTggtatctttccctgtattattaatcttagcatttcatatcggtGTTACCTTATCActtgtcccagatattgtaactctTATATTTTTactgtgtttattatttcgtattatttGTCCATGTCTCGCAATGTGTTAATTTTCTTCTGTGCCCTTGCTATGCTAAGCATcattctgtaacaccacatttcaaatgactgtagcttatttatgtgctCTTGCTTCAGTGTCTAGCTCTCAAGTCTATATTGTATTTTTATGtccatttcttgctatttctatcctagCCCTTTTTCCTGTTGTTTCATCATTATTTTTTGAAATCCAGACTCACAGGTATTTCTTTTTATCAACCCTTCCTATCGCATCGGTACATCTCGCAAATGTATGAttgtttgtatatttattttctttgttatttttgttatattcatttttagtacatatttttcacagaaactgcTTGTATTATTTAGTAATAGTTGGAgtttgttcagcagagcttgccataatcacggtgtcatctgcatatcttatatTCTTAACAGTTCTTCTGTTAATTAGTATTCCTTAACTTTCAGATGGTAATGGTTCTTTAAAAATGGATCCACTATATTATACATTGAATAGTAATGGACACAGAATACATTCCTATACTATTATAATTTGTACTCTTTGATTctagtaaaggtttgttattctTCTTAAGTTTCTTTGGTCTATGTTTTTGTCTTTAGAACTTGGACTAAtatttcatgtcttactttgtcaactGCTTTtacaaaatcaacgtaacaaacatgcacatccacattcatgtccatgcatctttgagctaacacattaaaagcaaataacgcctctctggttcctagtccgtttttgaacccaaactgaccatcatctattccttcttccagttttttatttatacgaccatgtattgtttccaagaataatttgagaacatcacttattattgatattgtttTGTATTCACTGCAGTCTTTaaagcgtttgtatttttaggggtAGTCAGACTACCGGAGAGTAACCATTCTTTCGCTGTATTGTATATTGCATTAAACAATTATTCTTTTATATTGTCTATTCACCATTTATGCATTTTACACTTTCTACTGACTGAAATTTGTTCTGGACCTCCAGCTTTGCCATTTTTGCTGATTTTTAATGTGATTTTAATTTCCCCTTTTTTAATATCCTTAAAACCACACCATCTTCTAGTTCTACTTTCACCTGTTCtgttgtctttgaacaattcattgaTGTATTCTGTCCATCCCTTTAATTTTTCCTTAGTATTAAACACTATGAGTTTCACATAGTTTCCCATTTGTATCTTTCACTgttcccggttttctttttctattgttgTAAGTTAATTCTGTAATgttttttatgtgtgttaaaacCATGATGTCTTTTCTAACATTCCTATATTTCTAAGtattgttcttttaaccattcTTCTTTTGCTTGCTTAATTTTTGTGTATTCACTTTTTGGTACATCTGATTGTCTTTGTTTTTATATTAACGTCTTTCTTCAATTAAATCTAAAATTTCCTCTCTAATTTCTTTTTGACTTTTATCTACTTCTGTCTTTGTTAATAACTACTTTCTATACGTGTCAGTATTTTGCAGAATTTGTTATTCAACATTTCACTTTAAACTGTTATGCTTTAACTCTATAAATATAGTCTTTCAAGAGCGTATCTCATTCTTCTTCTTGAAATGTCTATCCGTGGCGATCATCATGACAATCattatcttatctgcagcagcgctGAAAATCTGCACAGATGTTGTCTTGAATCAGGTTCTGAGGTTATTTAACCaggattttcttcttcttcctggaccttactttccaaatatttttccttgaattattgTAACTTTCGTATCTCATTCAATGACCACGTATTTTTTTCCAGATCCACGAATGGCAGATGGGAAGAGATAAAATCAAAAGCAAGTTAGAAATAGATCCTGCTACTCAAATGGACGCCGGAGTATACGAATGCACAGCCGACAACATGTACTCCATTGATCGGAGATCATTCAAAACTGATTTCAGCATTGCCTTCGATTAGTGTACTATATTTATGACAAATCaataactttatttaattttttatataccaACAATTACACTTTACCCTATAAtgcgtttttttattatttgggaGTTGAACATGATGAAAAGGTATGatttgataaaatattgttatgatTTTCTTTGGATTCAGGGATTAAGTGAACCAAAAGTGGATTAACTAACTTTATTTAACTCACTCAATTACAAAAACGCACTAAATAACAAATATCTCATTAATAATTATCGTATATCTCTTTACAATATAAACACTATACTATTGCTAATCGCATAAAAACTAAACTTTAAAGCACGGTGCAGCGCCTTAAATAACAAAACATCTGTTCTAAAAATAGCTGGCAGGTGACAATGTGTGATAACACCAAATTCCAGAAAAATACCGATAAAGAAGTTCTCTATATTCCTATATAGAGAATAGATTCATATATAGATTCCTACAAGTTcctatacgctatgagctcgtaggtagaggggtaACAAGTACAAGTACAAGTACAAGTCTGTAAgtttttactggaaatttgacataaatgtcaaagtgattaatttataacattgaaattaaaaacataatagcaaataatattagttggtcaaagctgtggtgtatacagggtgattgattagtagggtaaagctcaatagctccgctatagtaatagaaagcaataaaagttaataacaaaaattttagccacctttgagcttcacattacaaaattagttagaatgttacagggtgttcgataacacagtggcagaccaaacttatgtttttttttaaatggaacaccctatattttattttaaattcgaaatcctgttaacttctccatcacaaaaatataaaggtttgttatgttatacagggtatttacaaagttataaccaattttatatgaaaatcgtaacaagttcaactccctgtataaataaaaataagcaaaacaacaatggtttattaatgccatattttttaacgtattgtcaaaattttcaagaatggtcgatattgctaattttctttatatcaaatacagggtgggtcaaaacgcaagtacattattttctcagtaattttaaatggaacaccctgtattttatatcactattgaaaagtaccattaccgtactttaatttttagataacattccctatgtttaaatttattagttttcgagatattttcatttttcaatggaccagtagcgtggccacacaaatcaccagaatttaataaactggactgatttttttggggttacgttaataatgaagtttataaaatacctccaacaacaagggatgagatgaaaaatagaatacaaagtgtatttcgatgtgttaatttacaaatgctccgtagagtaagtagctcattcaatgatcctttttaggcgtacataaatgtgttaggagataattttgaacaccttatgtaattaaatattaaaatattctattaaaagtagcttctaattttttccaaacatgtttttttgcaaaatgtattactgataaattatgtttcgttctttatttgttacattgttacatttacatacaaaagtagtgtttaattgtcttcataaaatattgtattttgtgtttgtgtgtttttttgtaaaatttattactaattttctttgtttatttgtcgcatttacataaaaagatagtttttaattgtttcaaaaatgttgcatgtagtggttgtgtttttgtttgtaaaatgtattactaataaattatttttatttctttatttgctacagtgttacattgattaccggattgataatcggtaatcttcaattgtcaattcagtcatggcttacttaaaatttagataaatttaaacacctaaaatattttgctctgaaaaatgaaaatatctcgaaaactaataaatttgggcatagggaatgttatataaaaattaaagtacgttaatgttacttttcaataatgatataaaatacagggtgttccatttaacattactgagaaaataatgtacttgcgtttttactcactctgtatttgatataaagaaaattagcaatatcaataagtCTTAAAAATTTGgacaatacataaaaaatatggcattaataaaccattgctgttgtgcttatttttatttatacagggagttgaacttgttacgattttcatacaaaattggttataactttgtaaataccctgtataacattacaaacctttatatttttgtgatggagaagttaacaggatttcgaatataaaataaaatatagggtgttccatgtaaaaaaacataagttaggtctgccactgtgttatcgaacaccctgtaacattctaactaattttgtaatgtgaagctcaaaggtggctaaaatttttgttattaacttttagtgctatctattactatagcggagctattgagctttaccctactaatcaatcaccctgtatttttaccttaaatatacttacgttttaaatactgactttaagtttttgtaatatttcgtaatatgtaattataaattaatctaagtgccatctacacgataattgtgaaagtagccgaagtaagaaattaatatttcattaatagaacgttaaaatcattagcaaaatctttaaaaaatcgattacaatttaattacttttttgtgttgtaaatattaagcgataacaattaaataataaatttaaaaattcccggtgaaagttgcattagtaatccgctaggagcgacaccagcgaagctcagagcgtatcagttgtcacctaaactctgccatgtaaggttctacctacaattcccaaccaatatggttgatgtcatgtgatgccaggggttaatctggaaatatttttaacatcctttaaaatcggataacataatgtaaccccaactgtttaaaatcaatttaagggtttttacccgtacattttggtggcttaaagcatgtaaacctgtgataacactgatgatggaatattgattccgaaaacgttttgttgtgatacagccctttttagggattttaaatatacctgttacaagataaggtttttattttttgcaatgtattatgttttcaatCTTTTGCGTTAGCAATCGGTTATTAGtacgctcatcactgtacataAGATTTATAGTAGGTCACTTAatcaacgtggaaagcattgcaGAAGAAATAAGACAGAAGAAAGGAAGCGTAATGGAAAATATTCAAtgtaccttcttcttcttcttacggtgcctattcgttccggatgttggcgatcagcatggctatcaaTGGCATTCAATGTATAAGTTGAcagaaacaacaaataaataatGAGAAGAAAAGCAAAGAAGCAGGAAGAAGGGAAAAAGTAAGACAAGGATACAAGGTCATTTAGTCACGTTGAAATGCATTGTAGAGGAAGCATGACAGAAGGAAATAAGAGGATAAGACGTTAAAATGTAAGATGACTTAGTTATAGTTGACgtagaagaagaaagaagaaagagaaattttaatttttaagttgTCTTGACTAGAGGAaacattttcagaaaaacgaAGATAgatagaataaaactaaaatgaactgtagaaaaaaataggaaaaaggaagagggacatagaaaaaaaatattagtaaagaGGCTTACTTATGAACGGAAGAAGCTTAATAGACCAGTAAgaatctgcgaaaaaacgtctatttttggatgtgagaggtggcattcggatttttgcatataaagttaggtgacaccttcagtaataataattgacttatgctccttctcaaatatgcacggaacatta contains:
- the LOC114332043 gene encoding immunoglobulin domain-containing protein oig-4-like yields the protein MKFEKSMLVLVLIVVFGLVEARRGRARSRTKSKFQIGLPITGKYRDPESDQYYNNNNGAKITLASHFDYEYVLGHKIAFLCVARGNPRPHITWYKDGSEIFTHQYLHIHEWQMGRDKIKSKLEIDPATQMDAGVYECTADNMYSIDRRSFKTDFSIAFD